The following proteins come from a genomic window of Salvia splendens isolate huo1 unplaced genomic scaffold, SspV2 ctg1052, whole genome shotgun sequence:
- the LOC121788473 gene encoding uncharacterized protein LOC121788473 — protein sequence MREIAGPLEGTPWIIGGDFNTILSHRDRIGSDTSRHAEMVDFAEAIEDCRLLDPGFDGVEFTWAKNGLFERLDRVLVSEAWTRVFEATRVTNLPRIASDHGPVLARCKTPNTTNGGKAFRFQNMWIRHGRFMDVVQKAWEEPTGASGLLNIQIKHARVKRALKEWNKEVFGNIHANLKNKEEAIALGQSNFEARPTPVNRTSINKHIADKKGCIHSIRANGQELTEEAEIKKSAVDFFQQLLAPSNPPLDEPDLDLIQQVHTVEQFADIAKAPDANEVKNAVFSISGDSAPGPDGFSACFYQACWNIVGLELVEAIGLSGSNYVTGKGGDGIHYCGSRSGFVKGRLLNDNALLAQEMFHELARCSPAPNVAVKIDMTKAYDRVQWPFLFKVLRRMGFPDAWISLMERCMGSCWFSILINGAPSGFFRSTRGLRQGDQISPALFVIAAEYLSRALDKLILGQKEMTFKASRRCIEISHLAYADDLIIFTQAAATPFRRLRACLEH from the exons atgagagagattgccgggccccTCGAAGGAACGCCATGGATTATTGGCGgtgacttcaacaccatcctaTCACACCGAGACAGAATTGGGAGCGACACCAGCCGGCATGCCGAGATGgtcgattttgcggaggcaattGAAGACTGCAGACTGCTTGACCCCGGGTTCGATGGAGTGGAGTTTACATGGGCCAAAAACGGCCTCTTTGAAAGactggatagagtgcttgtgaGCGAGGCATGGACTAGGGTCTTTGAGGCTACTCGGGTCACAAATCTCCCACGGATCGCATCGGACCACGGCCCAGTTCTAGCACGGTGCAAGACTCCAAACACCACTAATGGAGgcaaggctttcaggttccagaatatgtggatccgacatgggAGATTTATGGATGTTGTGCAAAAAGcgtgggaggagcccacgggagCGAGTGGTCTCCTAAACATCCAAATCAAACATGCTAGAGTTAAGAGAGCTCTAAaagagtggaacaaagaggttttcgggaacatccatgctaatctcAAGAACAAGGAGGAAGCTATTGCCTTGGGTCAATCCAATTTCGAGGCAAGGCCTACTCCCGTGAACAGGACatcgatcaacaaacacattgctga caAAAAAGGGTGCATTCATTCGATTCGTGCGAACGGACAAGAGCTAACTGAGGAAGCGGAAATAAAGAAATCAGCAGTGGacttcttccaacaacttcTCGCGCCTAGCAACCCGCCCCTCGATGAGCcggacctcgacctaatccagcaagTCCACACAGTCGAGCAATTTGCGGATATTGCGAAGGCGCCAGATGCGAACGAGGTCAAGAATGCTGTCTTTAGTatctccggagatagtgcacccggacccgatgGCTTCTCGGCCTGTTTCTACCAAGCCTGCTGGAACATTGTGGGATTGGAGCTGGTGGAAGCAATAGGACT CTCAGGTAGTAACTACGTTACAGGAAAGGGGGGCGATGGAATACACTATTGTGGTAGCCGAAGCGGTTTCGTTAAAGGGCGGCTCCTCAATGATAATGCACTcttggctcaagagatgtttcATGAGCTTGCacgatgctccccagcgccaaATGTAGCGGTGAAGATTGATATGACTAAAGCCTACGACAGGGTCCAGTGGCCTTTCCTCTTTAAGGTGCTCCGACGCATGGGTTTCCCGGATGCATGGATCTcgcttatggagaggtgtatggGCTCGTGTTGGTTCTCGATTCTTATCAATGGGGCACCTTCAGGATTCTTCAGATCGACACGGGGACTGCGACAAGGCGACCAGATATCCCCTGCGTTGTTTGTGATTGCTGCAGAGTACCTATCGCGAGCCCTGGACAAGCTCATTCTAGGCCAAAAGGAGATGaccttcaaagcctcccggagatgcatcgagatcagccatctagcctacgCGGACGACTTAATTATTTTCACACAAGCGGCGGCGACACCCTTTCGCCGGCTCAGAGCTTGTCTTGAGCATTAG